The genomic segment CGCAATCGCAGGAGTCACGAGTATGACAACTGTAACCGCAAGCGTTACGGGATGGTCGTAACTTCGTCGCGACAGCGCAGTTGCAATCCACAGAGCCTGCTACTAAGGAATAGGCGGCGAGGTATGgccgatgaataagtaattgccaagacTGGTATTCAGTAAGCATTTGTTACCAAGAAAtacgggtgcttatactaccgcaaagtACGGATGCTGGGCAGTGACTCCAGTTATTTACTCgctacatcacacatctacactgaaaTTAAACTGGTTTCAAAAATTCCCGCTTATATTTTCTCGACCCTTAACTTCCACTTCGCTTGCCACCTGGACTctatattttttctctttttgtaccTCGCTCCTTTCCAAATGTACGGGGACGTGCTACCGACGTTCGGCTCTTCTTTTTTAATGAATCCAGTCACTCATTCATTTAATCCTAAattgctgcagaagatagcgtCTCTTCATCTGcataatcgtcatctctctcaCTGGAATCTGCCATCGCAAAACAATGCTGCTATGTTGCACATGGCTGAGCGTCGCATATAGGTTTCTAAGATTGTCCAGCCGCGCGCATGCAATTTTCAGTGagtgacgagacagtatagagcaccttctctgccacttccacaCTCAACACTCTGCTCCGGGAACAACTATTATCCGGTTCGAAGGCAGACCACTATAGGAGCAAAATATCCTGGGAACTTGGTCTAAGCATTATTCGTTTCACAAGGCCACAACAGACCAATTGTGCTTCTTGAAAGTTCGTGCATTGTGTGTACTGCAGGGTTCACTCTAGCTCCCTCTTCATTATTTTTGCTTATCTCTCTGTTTATGTTTTAATACGTAGCATTAGGATGGTTTCTAAACGGTCCCATCTCCTGTCTACCTCACCCACGTGACCAGCTTGCCAAACTTCACACGCTTATACTTTTTTCCACTTTAACCGTCCTCTGATGACGTAGTAGTTGGGCTGATCAATGTCTGAAGGTTATTGAATTATAAAAACATGGTTAATTGGAGCCACTGCTCTAAGCAGTTCAAAGGTACGTCCGTACTGAATATGAAGTAGTAAATTCAGCCTGTTTTCTTCCTGTGTTGTGTTCGTATACAGTGTGAAAATTTGAGATATTGGGTATTGCGGTAGCAGGGAGGTAACAGAGGCAATGCAGTTTGTAGCTGTGAATGTTAGCGGCTTTCACCGAAAGCTTCCATGTTTATAGCACATACAAACCATCGAAAAATTATTATTGTTGCCACAAAACATGGCTTGTCCCTACGAGGTGTACCGTCCACGCTGGAGTTAATCCAAAGTGCCCTCAAAAATATAGAAAAAGGAGCAAAAAGAAGCGAGTCCAAAACAACCTATAGGAATTGTATTCACAAAAATAGAGAAAGGAAAGACATACAATGTAAAAAAGCTGTGCAAAGAAAATCTAAAAAAAAGGAGTTAAATTATGAAACCTTTTTCTACCATGGTGGCTCTGTGTGATTCGTTTTCTTTGCTGATGACTATGTCGGGCGGTTCCGTATGAAGCGATGGCACCGGAGTTCCTATATAGACGAATTGTGAAAAGCGCTTCCTTGCATCAGGTTGTGTGTGCAACAAACAACTGGAGTGGTGATACGCATGCCTCCGCTACAGTGACTGTCATAACCCAGGTGCTCTTTCTCGAGTGGAAATACATTTTAAATTTATTACCTACAAAGCTACCATACGAAGAAGTTATGTTGACAGACAAATATAGGCGGGTCCCAGGCATACGTGGGAATGGAGCAGAGGCGTTGTTCTTTAagaactgaaaagaaagaaatctatGCAAGTATTTGCCCTtctaaagttgtttcactcatttGTTTACAAGTAAGCAAATCCCCACGATCTGCTGTGCACTCAGTTTAAACAAGACAATAGCCTTCTACTCGGTGCACTTTTGGGCCTCCCTCAGCTTTACACTGAGCAAACTTTGTTTGGCAGGTTTGCCTTTTTGTATGACGGCTACCCTCTATGGCAATTGTCCAGAAACCTTGTTTGCCATATGCCTCGGTAAatctacaaaatattgatgaacaATTTTATGATATCAAATGAAAAGCGAAATACCAATAGTTTAGAAATGTAGCAAGAAAATTCACCAGTATAGTTGTAAAATTTCTTATTAGGTAAGACATCTGTATATGGTAATGTAAAAGACAAAAGGCTTCCAAAAACAGCACTGGCTATGGCAAGGTATAACCTAGGTAAAATTATCCGTTTGAAATGTTTGTGCAATTGATAAGAAACAACCGTGTGGTTAGAAGTAATGAATTGCCTCATGGACCTGAAAATGGCCAGGAAGGAAAGAATGCCTAAGCAACTCTATACAAATTTGTCTATGACAGCTACTCGAAAGGTGCAGTGTAGAGAAGGAAATAATTTTTTGAGTATGGTAGAGATAGTTATTAGATTGGAACAGTAGATGAGAGAATTAAGCTAAAGTTCTTACGGACGACTTAAATAGTCAGGCATGACTGCCCCTCTCCTGAATTTAGCAACGAACGACGAAGGATGAAAATGTCGAAGAACCTTACCAAGGACAAATcaacgaagaaactcgtcgaagGACTTATGAACAGAAGAGAGCCACTGAGCACCACTCTCGCCAAATTATCTGCTACTTTATTCAGTATTATTTCTTGTTGACATTTTACCCAGACATACCTAAGTAGGGTAAACTGCGAAGCTACCGGAAATGATGTGGTTAAATGATGTATGTTCTGCAGTAACAGATGACCATGAAGTATAAAACTCGTTAGTATAAGTACTGCTTACATCGATGAATTGACATCTTCGTTCACAATGGGCTCCTTATGTTGTAGACTTTTTTTTGCCTTCTCTGTAACCTTCAGTTTTGTTATTCTCAACTTCACTTCTTCCGCGTTGTTTTGCTTGTATAGTGGGACATGTTGCTGGAGGCCTATAATAATTCTGGAGAAATGGCTAAAAAGAGCCACTTTCACAGTGGCACAGGGAACGCTGGAGGCCCGACTTAAGGCGTTAAAAAGTGTTAAGCTGTTATGAACTGCTTGACTGACGCCAGATGTACCTGAATACTACGTCGTTTCGGTGGCGGAGAATGTTGTCGAGATATCGCTGCAGTTCGTGCCTGATGCTGAGTTACGTGCCATTGAAGACTTCCCTATAAACGTCGAGGTTAAAGCTTCtgagataagaaaaaaatggtctcaaatccatgctgtgaaggtggttggacagcgaagctgtaaacgacaaacAGAACGAGCACCGATTGTGACGGGGTGCCGACGTTTTCTTTTCGCGCTCGTGTGTAGTGGCACATACCCTGTCACCCAAGCTGTGTCTTGAGTAATACATGAGCAGCGAGCCATTAAAATCTTGGTGGGGTGGAGGAGTTGTGAGTGAGAACCAAATACATCTTGTTTATGATGTATGAAGGATGGCTTGGGATAAAACGAGTGCTACGTATTAATCGAACGGCTGTTCCAATACTGAAGACATCCCGTCAGTGCGCTGCAAGGGCTGGTGGGCCTACTGCCGAGATGCCTGGCTCGTTTGTGCGCCTGGGCCTTTTGTGCTCCCAACTAGCACTGTTATGTTGATTCCTTCATATGCCAATTAGATATTGAACCTTGGTATTAGTTGCACATACCCCGTTGGGAAACTGGGCAAGAACATTGTAGTTCAATATAGATGTAAGAAAGGGAAATGCATGCGAATGTAAACAAAATTATACATGCTTGAGAAATAATAAGATTATGGTTAAGGATGTCTTTAGAttggagaaagaaataaaagcaaaaataCCGTGAGTCGAAATTGAATTTCTAGGCACATAAGGACACCTTAATTTCTGAATTAATATTCGAAATCATGTTGACCTTGAAGTAATGCCCAGATTTCCGTCGCTAACCTTCCTGTCGCTGTGCAAAGTGTCGATTGCCCCGCAGGTAGCTAGCTTTAAACATTTAGGCTATAAGGTTATATAAGAAGGTCGACAACAGTTTATGGGGTTCGTTTTTGCATATTCATATATTTTTGATAAGCAACTACAAAATGACATTTCATATTCCCCATAAGAGAAGCTGTGCGGTGATAGAAACAAACCAGCCATGTGTAGGTGAAACTTTAGAAATGGAATTTGTCAACGTAGCCTAGTGATTGTtgctgacgtctgctgcctgaaacctactctccctttccccctctatcttctcatctttctttccccgcccccagtccccattacgctgcgccgtgctcccatatgggctgcagaactgagcgtattttccctctccaaaatcacgaagaagaagaagaagtcttCAAGTGTTCGTGTTTCACAGAGTTTACTGTTCCAGTTTATTAAAGAGGAGGCCTAAAATTCGCAAAGCACCTCTTTGACTCTTATGTATAATTCCCATGAAGAAAGCTAATGCCATTCGTATTCTATTCAGCGACGCGCCCTGCGAATCTCCAAACTTCGTCTTCTTCAAATTAGTACCATGAGTTATAGGTGGTTATGCAACTTCATGCGGGATTACAGGCTCAGGTGGTCTATTTCTATTAGAAATTCCGCAAGGAACGTAGAGTAACATGGGCGTAGGTCTGCAAGTGCgtttatttgctttgtttcaGCTCGCGGCCAGCCATCTCCCAGGAGCGCCAAAGACGAGGCGGTTGGATAGGCGTGCGCACGTACCCCGCGCAGCACCCGCGTTCGAAGCTCGTGAACCGGCCAACGGCCCACTTTCCAGCCCGGAAGGTAAGCGaacggacgcacttttctgtcCTCCGCCTTTCTCTTTGGGAATCTCGATCCCTGGCGCCTTGTAGCAGGCCTAACAGCCTGCCGACACCGCCTTACGGTGTCGGAaagtgttgtgtcggcagcggcaggcaagcggggggccccggccgggcgaacgcgcggcaagcgccggcgcaggaaggagacacggagcaaactgctcccgatgaaaaccggacgaagactcggccgacccaCGGCCGTTTATTGCTAATAAAGggttcacacgccagatgacacctccaagtttgtcacatgacagaaggggggtgcgccatctagctaaacaactacaaaacatacatgtacgatgacaccgagatctgacagggggcgacactacactacatcatcccccccctggaaacaaagtaaacatacagtgaaacgcacacacaagatgcgcacttaagtccaaaggcgatttcagttcgttcccccccccccacgttcacacatgcgcaccagtcgcacacaaagcacgcacttaagtccacaacaaatccaatccgtccccgcccaagttcacatacacgcgcaccagtcttgggcaccataacacaggcagtcactcaaagtctgacaaggaacacggcacaaaactcactgcaccgcaacaaggagCACTTTATACCTGTGTTATTGAAACATGTGGACTGtctcctaaatgtcacagcgaggcccctagccgtggcatttcgaagacggcaatacgctctacactacaaaaacaaaatcatcgagccacggaggccgttttctgtcacgatgaggacgcgtgcgtacctcagaagaactttgggggttgcgacgcgtatcggtcgactttaaagacccagtcgtcccactatttccctccccctggttggacaattgaatgtggttgtcgctcaacgctggagagggttgcccaggaagctcctctcgacgtcccaacaagtccttggaggctaccgattctcctacggaatcagagacgactgctgactgtgtaaactcggaagtgatacagtcagacggaATACTCAACTGAAGCTGACGACTCTGAGAAGACTCTGTCGctacagacgagtcatcggaatgactatccaagtttgaatatgagtacaaaaaatctttgtcccttgtacacaatgtactacctgctgaatcctttatcactagggttaacttagacacatgccacgtcttcccatcactgagtagaaaagtagatggtcctacctgggccttgactttacgaggtttactgtacttaaaaaatcctttcctgttaaatcttattctgacggtgtctcccaccttgatacgagttgcctgagcacctctacgtttgtccacgtactgtttagtctgccactgtttctgcaagactcTTTCTTGAACGTGAGGCACAAGACTATCCTGTTCCCTTAGATCTACACAGAGctgcatggttccatccttcttgcgcaccaccacgagtggagacacccactcaaAAGCCTCgcgcgctcgatgacgtcgcagtcctcgagacgtcgcaattcatttgcgacctggtcacggagagccaggggtagtctgcgcaactttgaagatactggtttcgcatcttgctgccgatgaattcggtgcacaaagttgttgacgagactcaactcgtcactgaagaggtgatcaaaacccggaggcacacctgtggggctctgtactgaaggaagcgatggtagacgacatgtcagcgacgtaccgtcgatctgtatgcccaagcgttggatggcgtctaaacccagcagtgatgttcctgtagtcgttacgtggaacgtgacggagcatgacctttggaaaaactggacagtggcttgaaacaggccttgaatgttgatgcgttgcttggagaaatttctcaagtccactgttggttgtgacagcctgtgctgtcgaccaaagttatttctaaaatcttcggccgtcatgcatgacacagacgctcccgtatccaccggcagtcgcatggagacgccgttcactacgaccggaacttccaaatcttttttagtttcaaaagcgcttaccgtcaagacagacgcggacggctgccttgcggaagttgaagacagcgtccctgcggaagagacgtgttgaacagtacgggttttccggcatactgatgcaaaatggcccaacgtgtggcaggcgttgcaccgccggttccttgctggacaattcttgtacgttgcaatatgcttcgtgctgccacaccggtcgcatgcaccccggttcccggaggagccatgtgcgaactgtcggccctcttggcggcctcccggactacgtctgccatcttggcggcctcccggaagaagtcggccatcttggcccgtcgacggaacgccaagttgagatgcctcgattcttcgtacattttcggagccgaacgcgcggttcgctcgatgcaaggcttctaacgagcgtccaatttcttctgaCTTGTCCAGGGtcagggtttcgccatgagccagcaacttttcgcgaacgctgacgttcgctaccccatgtatgatttggtctcggacgcgctcgtcatagcttgtgccgaagttgcactgtaccgccttctccttcaatgcggtcacgaattccaggaatccttctccctcgaactgctttCGACTGGCGAATTCGTGCCTTTCCGCCaggacatttgttgacgcggccaACAGCCGGccaagccgctgcaagagtctcgggaactctgacgctggcgggaccgcatcacttgacgttgacgctgcgccggtcgactgccttgctgcttcgcttgaagctgacgctgcgctggttaactgccttgctgcttcctgctcctcgtctgcaaagtacttccgttgtccctcacgcccgagagcgctgacgagcgcggacgctcgtcgcgcgtccgtccagtcgccaccgccggccgcttcgaggtgggcctgaaaaatttttttccagcgataccatggaattaacggtgggccgggcacttcaagaaaaacaggaaggttcgccgtaaaagCCATGCCAGGTAGCGTGCAGGAGACCGTGCAGGAGGCAAGCCggagctcgccgcaggaatgggcaaggaagaacaaagggggcaagaaggcc from the Dermacentor variabilis isolate Ectoservices chromosome 9, ASM5094787v1, whole genome shotgun sequence genome contains:
- the LOC142558411 gene encoding uncharacterized protein LOC142558411, whose translation is MEEKFVMFPDSNLGPPPFRGSRSTMRANQAATINGRGSAESSSGFHREQFAPCLLPAPALAARSPGRGPPLACRCRHIIFWRRGWDSRSGSDRIPGKPASFAHLEAAGGGDWTDARRASALVSALGREGQRKYFADEEQEAARQLTSAASASSEAARQSTGAASTSSDAVPPASEFPRLLQRLGRLLAASTNVLAERHEFASRKQFEGEGFLEFVTALKEKAVQCNFGTSYDERVRDQIIHGVANVSVREKLLAHGETLTLDKSEEIGRSLEALHRANRAFGSENVRRIEASQLGVPSTGQDGRLLPGGRQDGRRSPGGRQEGRQFAHGSSGNRGACDRCGSTKHIATYKNCPARNRRCNACHTLGHFASVCRKTRTVQHVSSAGTLSSTSARQPSASVLTVSAFETKKDLEVPVVVNGVSMRLPVDTGASVSCMTAEDFRNNFGRQHRLSQPTVDLRNFSKQRINIQGLFQATVQFFQRSCSVTFHVTTTGTSLLGLDAIQRLGIQIDGTSLTCRLPSLPSVQSPTGVPPGFDHLFSDELSLVNNFVHRIHRQQDAKPVSSKLRRLPLALRDQVANELRRLEDCDVIERARLLSGCLHSWWCARRMEPCSSV